The Macrobrachium rosenbergii isolate ZJJX-2024 chromosome 12, ASM4041242v1, whole genome shotgun sequence region AGGAGCATCATGAGTGAGAGGAGGTTCAACTTCCTCATTCGGGCACTCCGTTTTGATGACAGTGCCACCGCAAGAACGAAGGAAGAAGGATATTTTCACCCCAATTAGGAAGCTGTGGGACAGTGTGATCAGCAAATGCCAGCAACTACTCTCCAGGGCCCCATGTTACTGTAGATGAGCAGTTGTTAGCCTTCAGGGGACGTTGCAGCTTCAGGATGTTCATCCGGAACAAACCAGCAAAGTAAGTAACAGTGCCACTGTAGGCCGAATCCATTTTCAtaactaattttctttcatagtactaacaaatattatttaaaattttcttcttcaatttttattctatttatctatttattttatttatttatttatttatttatttatttattatctataaattttcttgtataactaatgttttttccctttctttcttttcttttcaggtacgGTATCAAGTTGGTGATGCTGTGTGATGCTGACTCCGCCTACATGTGCAACGCCATCCCCTACTGTGGTAAGAAGACAGGGGCACCCAAGGGCATCTCCCTTGGGGAGTACTTCACCATGGAGCTGGCTAAGCCCTTCAAGGCCAAAGGGCGTGTTGTCACCACAGACAACTGGTTCACGTCCCTGCCTTTAGCCAGAAGTCTGCAGAAGTTGGAGATGCATCTTGTTGGGACCATACGTCCTAAGCCTTACATGCCCCTGGAGTTGCTGTCGTTCAACCTTGAAGTTGGGGAGAGTGCTGCTCTCTACAACTATGAGGACAAGGCTACCCTTCTCTGCCAACGTGTGAAGTCGACGAAGAGGGTACAGATCCTCTCCACCGTTCATCACAGGCCCTCAGCTGTAGAGAATAAGAAGACGCACCTCCACATGTTTTATAATGCTACAAAGGGTGGAGTGGACACGTTCGACCAGACGTGTGCATCGATTACATGTAGCAGGAAGACTCGAAGATGGCCCCTCTGCATCTTGTACGGGATAATCAACATTGTAGTGAACAATGCCTACGTCCACTACCGCCACAATCCCGAAAACACCAAGATCAGCCGACGTCAGTTTGCCTCCGACCTAGCAATGCAGCTTGGTCGCCCTTGGGCCCTACAGCGCCTCCTCAACAAGAGGTACCTCCCAAGAGACATCGTGTCCCTCATCGCCACTGTTTATGAAGTTCATGAGGCCCCAGCAACTCCAACGACACCCGCAGCAACAGCCAAGGCTGACAAGAAGCAGAGGTGTTACTTGTGCCCTTCCAACTCCAACACCCGGACGAAACTTCTGTGTGGCAAGTGCCAAAAGACCTCCTGTGGCGAACACAGCACCTACATGTGTGAGAAGTGCTCGGTAAGTGTTCATGAATATTTGATTCATTGTTTGGTAACACTCAAGATATAATTAACACGTTGTAGGCTGCTCATATGGTCAAAACGTGACCCTATGTTGGCACTGTTTTGAGTGCCAGCATATGTGGCACTTTTTTTGCcgttaaattttttttgaaatattttttttatattttttacataatctaCAATGTTTGTAGTCCATGCATACCAAATTTCAGAGTGATTCataaatttttaagggtaaaaaaaaaatcatcaaagagGTACTGTTTTTTACTGAGTTCGATTACaaagaaatttcacaaaaaatttccTAAATCTCATTTGAGTGCTACCAAACAGGTTTTTTTATCGTAGTTAGACTATTAGAAAtgtgtgttattgtttttgttatatatataagacattttagaatgttttacataaaaaaacgtGACCTAGCATAAAGAAAATGTGACCCTATGTTGGCACTATTTTGAGTGCCATCAGATGGTGCCACTTTTTACGGTTAAATTTCTTTAGTAtaactttttctatatttttacatcatatTGAAGGGTTGGAgattaattgtaaaaattttcagaCCAATTCATTAACTTTTAAGGGTAGAACAAATAGCCAATAATTGACGAAAAaattttcggattttttttcaaaaaataatgtttgcgtttttattttttttacagattccgCAGTTTTAGGCCTAGGAGGCTCATTCTGGGCTCAAAAGAGAGCCCAACTCTTCTAGTTTCACACCAATgttggtaaatatttatatacttattcattAGTTTTCTCAGGCCCCAGAATGTGagtgcatgtatatttttttagttatttttttatattaaataaatcgaGTTAAGTTTTGATGTGAGTATAATTATCCATATACCAGTAGATAGTAGAATCCTTGaactattcaaaacaataaagagaTTGAAAATTGATTAAATAGGAGCTGAGCTATTAACGGCCAAAGTCGCCGTGTAAAACTTTACACTAGGTTACCTGTAGTGTGACTGGTTTTTGACGTTACCTGTCCAGGGTTAAGGGAGCGGCATCCAGCctcgtatctttgcctttttacccatgccatctcaatatctgtttcaggtaaagagagggacagaccgaaatgttgataactttaaatgttttgatatctaggtccactaggaccggccatgcagcgttctactctcaataaacaaagggcaagtTAGGTGGGGGAGGCgtgctgtgcagcgacttcttgtatattataatatatatatatatatatatatatatatatactgtgtatatatatatatatatatatatatatatatatatataatatatatatatatatatatatatatatatatatatatatatatatatctgtgtgtgtatgtgattgtaaCAGCCAATGCCCTATATtcttcgaaaagttaagagggcattgtggctattacaattacacacatacacacaaatgtaatatatatataatatatatatatatattatatacacaatatataacacatatacacatacacttgtatatattacaatccactggtgactttttttttaccggacatgtatttgtaatagccacactgACCTCTCAACTTCTCGGTTTACTCACACTtcttagatacgcttgtcactaccaaggccttaggcctaaatgaagaacaaaaaaattaagacttaagggttcctttcatttatttcttcatttgggGTAAAGTCTTATAGCCTTGTAGTGACAAAGCGTTTATGtaagtaaacacacatacacaccaacacagacacagagagatatatatatatatatatatatatatatatatatatatatatatatatatatatatatatatatatatatatatatatatatatatatattcttcattatcTTTTTCCATCTTGTGCTctctattctttatttatatatttctaaactaCCGATAATTCAATCTCGCCTTGTTTGAATTATCTAGAAACTCCTAGATAATGTTAGCAAATGAGGGACTGCTACAATTCAGACCATTACAGTCGGAGTGAATGGAAGTGACGGTATAACTTGCTGCTTAAACAAGTACCTcctaatacatataattattttatcatccGCTCTGAAAAGAAATCAATAAGTAGGCGAGCATTAAATCTGATTAGCTGTAATTTCTGTATTGTGCAAGATTTGATTCTCACTTGGTAGTGTTTAAGACAGCGATAAAAAGATTGCTTCAAAGTTCAACCAACGAAACTTTCCGCTAATTTTTGGCAGCTACACTCTCCAAATAAATTCTTATAGGAGCCAGGAGCCAGAACAATGtgaaagaaatacattttacaaacATACACTTGGGTAAAATATATACTGAGAAAGAATTCTGAAAACTTCTAGGATGCAACacaacacaaatacacatacagcCTTCATTAATCTATAGAATACACAGTTAATCATAATTTAGAAAACACTAATTTTGATTGCTGAATCTGAATGACCAAAGAAGCTGATAATCCTCGAGTTATATTTTCAGAAGCTACTCAATTTTAGcaataaaacgaaaacataaaAGTTGATGAATTACGGCGGAATCTAACACTCTACAAGCACTTTCATTATTTGGACACGCCTACGAGTCGGTGACATCATAAATCCATTTCAAAATCTAGACCCAGATATCTACTTGATGTGATTCATTTTCTTAAAGAGCAACTTCCCTAAAACCACTGAAGAGCTGTAAAATACTTTCCTGGAGCTTCCAGTTcatgctataaaaataattactatcGCTTGAGGGGGTGAAGCAAATAAATAgcgaagaaaaagaattttttgaaaCCATCCCCTGAGTCAATAGCCTTGCACCTACTACGGTGTATCAAGTACATACATTATTTACCGGTACATCGTTTTCTTATATCAACAGTCCACAGACAGCTCCTCTTACTACCGTGTGGATCAGCTGGTGAAGCCCTTACCGTTCATTTGATagtcctgggtttgatcccgatgtgaggtaGAAATAGATTTCTATTACACGAGTgactgaaataaataatgcaaataaaaatcttCTTCCAAGAGGATCTGAACTGCTCCCTGGTGGGGCACCCACCACACTCAGCCACAATCATGTGGGCCAACAGCACCCATATCGAGAATCCTTGTATATAacaataccaataataatttctgtaatgCAAGTATTACCGTACTCATTTTTCTTTCAACCCTGACAACGTCAAACAATGCAAACAAATCTTCGTTTTGctatactttctctttttcttaatacCACCATCTTTATTAGCCATCTTCTACCACGTGACCTAGACGAAAGCATTATATTACTTGagtcttacatatactgtacataatgacTGTACAAGATACGCTCATTTTTCTAAGTACgtgaaaataatgagtaaagaaGAGccacctaaataaaaataaaaatgaaaggaaaaattgaggTTGTGTAACATAAGGGAAAGGATCAAGTCATTTACCTCACGGTCTGTATGGGTGATGGGAAAGGGCGACTGAGCACCCACAGGAATACGGGAGGGAATGGGTGATACTATATTATCTCGGGTGAATGAAACGTGTAAGGCTACGTATACAAAGGGAGGACGAAAATTATACACCTTAAACTTATCATCGGCTCGTAATTTTCTGTCTTCTACTCTCCCTTCTCTCCTTCATCCGTCTCCTCTACAGTTTTAACCCCcaaccttcctcttttttttatactttcacttTCACACCATAGAGTCAAAACACGGCGTAATGGACTTACGATTTATTTTGGTTACTTCCAGACAAGGGAGGAGGTTAATTTTAGATGGGGAatctcatttttctatttataattccttcgatttaattttatcaaaaaagATATCGCTTTCCCTGTCGCATTAAACTTGCGGAACTGATAATGGTCAGCTGAAGCAACCGTTCGAACAAACTGACTTAAAGAATGATCTACGAGAATTCTAGTCAATGTCTGTTATATAAAGGCAGCTCAGTTTCATAATGGCGACCGTTATGCTTCCAAAACGAGCTAAACTGTGTATTACGAATGCAAAATCACGTGGGACCCAGTCTGCGCTTCGATCTCTTCGTCTGCCAGTTTTCTTCTCCTTGTTTTAACGAGTTACTTTCGAAAGTCTCCTTGCCCTGGTGATTCTTCGCTGCCTTTTAAGCTTCAGTAAGAGTGCTTCCTTTCCGTCGATCTAGCTGCTCATTGTTGTTtctaataaattcttttattctctttccacGCTTCAGTCCAGTCTTTTACCTGACTCTGAATTCGTCATCAGGTGTAATTACGTACAAAAGCACATGACTAACTCTTGAGTAACtctctcacaaaaaaataaacgtCTGTAATCTGTTTCAagctatgtatacatacattattttgtataaacacacacacacacacacgcatatatatatatatatatatatatatatatatatatatatatatatatatatatatatttttcccttttagaaGGGGTGGGATCAGAGGACACAGACTTCCGGTTTCTAAGCAAACTGttaagggatgaggttgctggaccCATTCGCTTTTTCTTGATCCAGTTAACATTGGTAGGTGGACAAGTGCGGTAAACAGAAAAGCACACCATTCTGTCACAGTacttatgatatacagtatatatatatatatatatatatatatatatatatatatatatatatatatatatatatatatatatatatatactgtatatatatatatatatatatatatatatatatatatatagattaaatcaAGCTTTTTCGTAAAAGGTGAGGCTCCCAATAAAAACGGACAACGATTACTGTCACACTTTGAGCCTCCTGCACACACTGTGCCATTTACTTCCATCTGGCATGTACACTCTTTTTCCTGGAAGTTGAGGTCCCTTCTTTCCTATACTTCTTTCACACCATCCATCCATTCCTTTctatgttttcctcttctttttccgcCTAACGTATCATTTGCATTCAACTTCCACACTTTGCCTTCTTACAGGTTGTTAGTTCAACAGCCCGTCTTACTTCACAACCTTGGCCTCCACTGCACTGACACTAGAAGTTTCCTTTCCTCCTTACTTGGTCAAGGtgtcaatcaaaagaaaataaacaatgctACATTCTTATGCTGTagatcattttaaaataatctacagcataagattattttcattatttcactaCCATAACCTTGTCCTGTCTAAAgcttcactttatta contains the following coding sequences:
- the LOC136844453 gene encoding piggyBac transposable element-derived protein 4-like isoform X1 encodes the protein MFFPFLSFLFRYGIKLVMLCDADSAYMCNAIPYCGKKTGAPKGISLGEYFTMELAKPFKAKGRVVTTDNWFTSLPLARSLQKLEMHLVGTIRPKPYMPLELLSFNLEVGESAALYNYEDKATLLCQRVKSTKRVQILSTVHHRPSAVENKKTHLHMFYNATKGGVDTFDQTCASITCSRKTRRWPLCILYGIINIVVNNAYVHYRHNPENTKISRRQFASDLAMQLGRPWALQRLLNKRYLPRDIVSLIATVYEVHEAPATPTTPAATAKADKKQRCYLCPSNSNTRTKLLCGKCQKTSCGEHSTYMCEKCSIPQF
- the LOC136844453 gene encoding piggyBac transposable element-derived protein 4-like isoform X2, translating into MFIRNKPAKYGIKLVMLCDADSAYMCNAIPYCGKKTGAPKGISLGEYFTMELAKPFKAKGRVVTTDNWFTSLPLARSLQKLEMHLVGTIRPKPYMPLELLSFNLEVGESAALYNYEDKATLLCQRVKSTKRVQILSTVHHRPSAVENKKTHLHMFYNATKGGVDTFDQTCASITCSRKTRRWPLCILYGIINIVVNNAYVHYRHNPENTKISRRQFASDLAMQLGRPWALQRLLNKRYLPRDIVSLIATVYEVHEAPATPTTPAATAKADKKQRCYLCPSNSNTRTKLLCGKCQKTSCGEHSTYMCEKCSIPQF